A window of Chitinophagales bacterium contains these coding sequences:
- a CDS encoding DUF1761 domain-containing protein gives MTYPINWLVVFGSAIVPIVVGFIWYHPKVFGNIWMKESGTMPDAPNKSNMGIVFGATVFLSLMLAAALVFAVVHQLHIFSTVMGNPELQDPNSELNTLLKTLIEKYGQNFRTFKHGALHGSMAGFTMALPIVAINALFERKSAKYIFITAGYWIVTFTLMGGIICGFA, from the coding sequence ATGACCTATCCAATTAACTGGCTGGTGGTGTTTGGTTCGGCAATAGTGCCTATTGTTGTTGGCTTTATATGGTATCATCCAAAAGTATTTGGCAATATATGGATGAAAGAAAGCGGTACAATGCCCGATGCACCTAATAAATCCAACATGGGAATTGTGTTTGGTGCAACAGTTTTTTTGTCGCTTATGCTGGCCGCAGCATTGGTGTTTGCAGTGGTACATCAATTGCATATTTTTTCAACCGTAATGGGCAATCCCGAACTGCAAGATCCCAATTCGGAGTTAAATACTTTACTCAAAACACTTATTGAAAAATATGGGCAAAATTTCCGCACCTTTAAGCATGGAGCCTTGCACGGGTCAATGGCGGGCTTTACCATGGCGCTGCCCATTGTTGCCATCAATGCTTTGTTTGAAAGAAAGAGCGCCAAATATATTTTCATAACTGCCGGGTATTGGATTGTAACATTTACATTGATGGGCGGTATTATTTGTGGTTTTGCATAA
- a CDS encoding BamA/TamA family outer membrane protein: MLKFFKQFILNNSRQLLLILWCCILLFPAVTFAQSQHVDFSKSAELEIQEIKVEGTKYLDERILVTLSALRVGDKIKVPGESISKAIKNLWKQRLFTFVSIKITKQEKDKVWLLIKVEERPRISRYTIKGVKSGDLEEVRKKIDLRAGSILTESVKAQAANALKTYFIDKGYLNTTVEVTEKRDSLIPNSVKVELWVDKGQRVKINYITFDGVQSVTANRLRRAMKETKEKVKFDLDEILNFRKNIKDSIWRKHPYKLLELSPMRIYEYVDRYTNLNFFKSSKFKRKEYEDDKRKIIEYYNSQGFRDAAIVTDSVYLTDSRNLNIDISVDEGKRYYFRNIYLNGNTKYSDSLIYRIVNIKKGEIYNQKLLDEKLFMSQNGGDLSSLYMDDGYLFFSVTPMEVKIDDDSIDVELRINEGPQATIKDVRILGNTKTNERVIRRELYTLPGNKFSRSDLLRSQRQIVNLGYFDPQQLDMVPIPNPEKGTVDIEYRVTEKPSDQLELSAGWGGRQSQGGGLVGTLGLTFTNFSLRNMFKKKAWNPLPSGDGQRLSVRVQSTGARSQFYTVSFTEPWLGGKKPQSLTLSFNRTRLNNLDLNYKIDGKYIATAATIAFGTRLKKPDDFFTAEVAMTFQRYELTNYPNSFFIFQEGKANNLSFSFNLSRNSIDAPLYPTRGALFDFTVSATLPYSLMFPGRKNIDYSNPDLPNSSRYNWIEYHKWKFKVDWYLPIWKNLVLKTSAKLGFLGLYNSNIGYSPFERFELGGDGISNAQILGRDIISLRGYPVISPSGGAPVYNKFSMELRYPISLNPSATIYALAFFDGGNYWMNIKDYRPYDLRKSAGLGVRVFLPMFGLLGFDYGIGWDKTPKGGNNIFSKYGEFRIVLGFEPE, from the coding sequence ATGTTGAAATTTTTTAAGCAATTTATATTGAATAACAGTAGGCAATTATTGCTAATACTGTGGTGTTGCATACTGCTTTTTCCGGCAGTTACATTTGCACAATCGCAGCATGTAGATTTTAGTAAATCTGCCGAATTAGAAATTCAAGAAATAAAAGTTGAAGGCACTAAATACTTAGACGAAAGAATATTGGTTACACTTTCGGCATTGCGTGTAGGCGATAAAATTAAAGTGCCGGGCGAAAGTATTTCAAAAGCCATTAAAAACCTTTGGAAGCAGCGCTTATTTACATTTGTTTCCATAAAGATAACCAAACAAGAAAAAGACAAAGTTTGGTTGCTCATAAAAGTAGAAGAAAGGCCGCGTATTTCGCGCTACACCATTAAAGGCGTAAAGTCGGGTGATTTAGAAGAAGTGCGCAAAAAAATAGATCTGCGAGCCGGTAGTATTTTAACCGAAAGCGTAAAAGCGCAAGCTGCCAATGCACTAAAAACATACTTTATAGATAAAGGCTACTTGAACACAACTGTAGAAGTTACCGAAAAGCGCGATTCGCTTATTCCCAATAGCGTAAAGGTAGAACTTTGGGTAGATAAAGGACAGCGTGTAAAAATCAACTACATCACCTTCGATGGCGTGCAAAGCGTTACCGCCAACCGCTTGCGCAGAGCCATGAAAGAAACTAAAGAAAAGGTAAAGTTTGATTTAGATGAAATACTAAACTTTAGGAAAAATATTAAAGACAGTATTTGGCGCAAACATCCATATAAATTGCTGGAATTATCGCCTATGCGTATTTACGAATATGTAGATAGATACACCAACTTGAACTTCTTTAAAAGTTCAAAATTTAAGCGTAAAGAGTACGAAGACGATAAACGGAAAATTATTGAATATTACAACTCACAAGGTTTTCGCGATGCCGCCATCGTAACAGATTCGGTGTACTTAACCGATTCGCGCAATTTAAATATTGATATTAGTGTAGATGAAGGAAAACGCTACTATTTCAGAAATATATATTTGAATGGAAACACTAAGTATTCCGACTCATTAATTTACCGAATCGTAAATATTAAAAAGGGCGAAATCTACAATCAAAAACTGTTAGATGAAAAATTATTCATGAGCCAAAACGGTGGCGATTTAAGTTCACTTTACATGGATGACGGCTATTTGTTTTTTAGCGTAACACCAATGGAAGTAAAAATTGATGACGATTCTATTGATGTGGAATTGCGTATAAACGAGGGGCCACAGGCAACCATAAAAGATGTACGCATTCTAGGAAATACCAAAACCAACGAAAGAGTAATTAGGCGCGAACTATACACATTGCCGGGTAATAAATTTAGCAGGAGCGACCTCTTGCGCTCACAAAGGCAAATTGTGAATTTGGGATATTTCGATCCGCAACAGTTAGATATGGTGCCCATTCCCAATCCTGAAAAAGGAACGGTGGATATAGAATATCGAGTTACCGAAAAGCCATCGGATCAATTAGAACTCTCGGCAGGGTGGGGCGGAAGACAGAGCCAAGGCGGAGGCTTGGTTGGTACACTAGGCTTAACGTTCACCAATTTCTCATTAAGGAATATGTTTAAGAAAAAGGCATGGAATCCTTTGCCATCGGGCGATGGGCAGCGTTTAAGTGTGCGCGTGCAAAGCACCGGAGCACGTAGCCAGTTCTATACCGTATCGTTTACCGAGCCTTGGTTGGGCGGTAAAAAGCCACAATCGCTTACGCTTAGTTTTAATAGAACAAGGCTTAATAATTTAGATCTGAACTATAAGATCGATGGTAAGTATATTGCCACTGCTGCCACCATTGCATTTGGCACACGATTAAAGAAACCAGATGATTTCTTTACAGCAGAAGTTGCCATGACTTTTCAACGCTATGAATTAACCAACTACCCTAACTCTTTCTTTATTTTCCAAGAAGGAAAGGCAAACAACTTGAGTTTCTCTTTCAACCTTTCAAGAAATTCAATAGATGCGCCTCTTTACCCAACACGCGGTGCATTGTTTGATTTTACGGTGAGTGCCACACTGCCATATTCACTCATGTTTCCGGGTAGAAAAAACATAGACTACAGCAATCCCGATTTGCCCAACTCTTCGCGCTACAATTGGATAGAATACCACAAGTGGAAATTTAAAGTAGATTGGTATTTGCCTATTTGGAAAAATTTGGTGCTAAAAACAAGTGCCAAATTGGGATTCTTGGGGTTGTATAATAGCAATATTGGCTATTCTCCATTTGAACGTTTTGAGTTAGGGGGCGATGGCATTTCTAACGCTCAAATTTTAGGTAGAGATATTATTAGCTTACGCGGTTATCCGGTAATATCGCCAAGTGGCGGTGCTCCGGTGTACAATAAATTCTCTATGGAGTTAAGGTACCCGATTTCACTAAATCCTTCGGCAACCATTTATGCCTTAGCCTTTTTCGATGGTGGGAACTATTGGATGAATATAAAAGATTACCGTCCTTACGATTTAAGAAAGAGTGCCGGATTGGGTGTGCGCGTATTCTTACCAATGTTTGGCTTACTCGGTTTCGATTACGGTATCGGTTGGGATAAAACACCGAAGGGTGGAAACAATATCTTCAGCAAGTACGGTGAGTTTAGAATTGTACTTGGATTTGAACCGGAATAG
- a CDS encoding isoprenyl transferase codes for MSDLKEQIDITNLPKHIAIIMDGNGRWAKQQGKHRVFGHSNGVKAVRETSETCAELGVKHLTLYAFSTENWNRPQEEVGALMELLLKTVRLEIKTLMKNDIRLRAIGNLEALPKATLRELNDAIEKTAGNKRMDLILALSYSGKSELTKAMQHISSDVVAGKLQVSDITESLVNQYLYTSNIPDPELLIRTSGEKRISNFLLWQLAYSELYFTDLFWPDFNKQELYKAILDYQQRQRRFGKTGEQIQSQTA; via the coding sequence ATGAGCGATTTAAAGGAACAAATTGATATTACTAATCTGCCAAAGCACATAGCCATTATTATGGATGGCAATGGGCGCTGGGCAAAGCAGCAGGGAAAGCATCGTGTGTTTGGGCACAGCAATGGCGTAAAGGCCGTTCGCGAAACGTCTGAAACTTGTGCAGAATTAGGCGTAAAACATTTAACGCTCTATGCTTTTAGTACCGAAAATTGGAATCGCCCGCAAGAAGAAGTAGGCGCTCTTATGGAATTGCTGTTAAAAACTGTGAGGTTAGAGATAAAAACGCTGATGAAAAATGATATTCGCCTCCGCGCAATTGGTAACTTAGAAGCTTTGCCTAAGGCTACGCTTCGCGAGTTGAACGATGCTATTGAAAAAACAGCGGGCAATAAACGAATGGATTTAATTTTAGCTTTAAGTTACAGCGGAAAAAGTGAACTCACTAAGGCCATGCAACACATTTCGAGTGATGTAGTTGCCGGGAAACTTCAAGTAAGCGATATTACCGAAAGCTTGGTGAACCAATATTTATATACAAGTAATATTCCGGATCCGGAATTACTAATTCGCACCAGTGGCGAAAAAAGAATAAGCAACTTCCTGCTTTGGCAGTTGGCTTATTCTGAATTGTATTTTACCGATTTATTTTGGCCGGATTTCAATAAACAAGAATTATACAAAGCCATTTTAGATTACCAGCAACGCCAACGTAGATTTGGCAAAACCGGAGAACAAATTCAATCACAAACTGCTTAA